One segment of candidate division KSB1 bacterium DNA contains the following:
- a CDS encoding biopolymer transporter ExbD, which produces MDSGKPSGDIISNLNLAPLVDIALVLVIIFMVTAPLLDVPSNLAVDLPKAATVEAKSQDNITISLAAGGEIALNDQMLAPARLAPALKKMVNDHPNRLVVIRADKNVSHRQILDLLSLAKKNGAKRIAIATVQRR; this is translated from the coding sequence ATGGATTCCGGCAAGCCCTCGGGCGACATCATCAGCAATTTGAATCTCGCGCCGCTGGTGGATATTGCGCTGGTGCTGGTGATCATTTTCATGGTCACCGCCCCGCTGCTGGATGTGCCCTCCAATCTCGCAGTCGATTTGCCCAAAGCCGCCACCGTCGAGGCGAAATCGCAGGACAACATCACGATCTCACTGGCGGCCGGCGGCGAGATCGCGCTCAACGACCAGATGCTGGCACCCGCCCGGCTCGCGCCGGCCCTGAAGAAAATGGTGAATGATCATCCCAACCGCCTGGTCGTCATCCGCGCCGACAAGAACGTCAGCCACCGCCAGATTTTGGATCTGCTCAGTCTGGCCAAGAAGAACGGTGCGAAGCGGATTGCGATTGCCACGGTGCAGCGCCGGTGA
- a CDS encoding MotA/TolQ/ExbB proton channel family protein, producing the protein MEVNFWETVRESPTFIVLFGCSLLVVTFIIERWLYFRRTTLDANAFVSAIYKNMQSGGPRACLQYCQTLHKPLAAVVRAGLENLALGEKRVQEMMEATALEEKIKLERFLSILGTMGNIAPFIGLLGTVVGIIRAFHDLAVSGSGGPAVVAAGISEALIATAAGLFVAIPSAIAYNFFLRRVGTIMTEIEAATRKVRVIIGIGQMQEQMPAEETHDEAAGRLKRATRVSAIRKTTSV; encoded by the coding sequence ATGGAAGTCAATTTCTGGGAAACGGTGCGGGAAAGCCCGACCTTCATCGTTCTCTTCGGTTGTTCCCTGCTGGTGGTGACTTTCATCATCGAACGCTGGTTGTATTTCCGCCGCACCACGCTCGATGCCAACGCCTTTGTCAGCGCCATCTACAAAAACATGCAGAGCGGCGGGCCGCGCGCCTGCCTGCAGTACTGTCAGACGCTGCACAAGCCGCTGGCGGCGGTGGTGCGCGCCGGCCTGGAGAATCTCGCGCTGGGTGAGAAGCGGGTGCAGGAAATGATGGAAGCGACAGCGCTGGAGGAGAAGATCAAGCTGGAGCGTTTCTTGAGCATTCTGGGCACGATGGGCAACATCGCGCCGTTCATCGGGCTGTTGGGAACGGTCGTCGGCATCATTCGCGCCTTTCATGATCTCGCGGTTTCCGGCTCCGGCGGGCCCGCAGTGGTGGCGGCGGGCATTTCCGAAGCGTTGATTGCGACCGCCGCCGGTTTGTTCGTGGCGATCCCCTCCGCGATTGCCTACAACTTTTTCCTGCGCCGGGTGGGAACGATCATGACGGAAATCGAAGCGGCCACACGCAAAGTGCGCGTGATCATCGGCATCGGGCAGATGCAGGAGCAGATGCCGGCGGAGGAAACCCACGACGAGGCGGCCGGCCGGCTCAAGCGCGCGACGCGCGTCTCTGCCATTCGCAAGACCACGAGCGTTTGA
- a CDS encoding TonB family protein has translation MRTAQVKTSRDGATARPRPVLSTLDAIAAHPSQRFSIAISGSLFVHALIFAGWLSSALLSKPEILELREISYIDETELPPEEKAPEQELEVEPGGTDAFDNSQPAVGRVTRARGTISASEAGSPLANGIPAGGGEPGPPAPNVEELGVLKVMEGVAEVAGVSSEPVLHIAGAGKFLTNGHGSRNGTDIGAAVLEGFATGNGDGRGYGNGVDGVFEGLKGEIGGTGVKLGKVGRVTIERIGRITGSKEATSGAGGRSEESLRQVMMDNMGRLQYLYTKYLKNGLEARGKVEVEVTISAEGKVTEVQILSSQIPIAAFQEELRDAIRRWKYQPIARGYMKVVYPMIFIKMS, from the coding sequence ATGAGGACCGCGCAGGTTAAAACTTCCAGAGATGGTGCCACTGCCCGCCCGCGTCCGGTGTTGTCGACGCTGGACGCCATTGCCGCCCACCCCTCGCAACGTTTCAGCATCGCCATCAGTGGTTCCTTGTTCGTGCATGCCCTGATCTTCGCAGGCTGGCTGTCTTCTGCGTTACTGAGCAAGCCCGAGATCCTGGAGCTGCGCGAGATCAGTTACATCGATGAAACCGAGCTGCCGCCGGAGGAGAAGGCGCCGGAGCAGGAACTGGAGGTGGAGCCCGGCGGGACTGATGCCTTCGACAACAGTCAACCGGCAGTGGGCCGCGTGACCCGTGCGCGCGGCACGATCAGCGCCAGCGAGGCCGGCAGCCCGCTTGCCAACGGCATCCCCGCCGGCGGCGGTGAACCGGGCCCACCCGCTCCCAACGTGGAGGAACTGGGCGTGCTCAAAGTGATGGAGGGCGTTGCCGAGGTTGCCGGCGTGTCGAGCGAGCCGGTGTTGCACATTGCCGGCGCCGGCAAATTTCTCACCAACGGCCACGGCAGCAGGAATGGCACGGATATCGGCGCCGCGGTTTTGGAGGGTTTTGCCACCGGCAATGGCGACGGCCGGGGCTATGGCAATGGCGTCGACGGCGTCTTCGAAGGTTTGAAGGGCGAAATCGGCGGCACCGGCGTCAAGCTCGGCAAGGTTGGCCGCGTCACCATCGAACGCATTGGCCGCATCACCGGCAGCAAGGAGGCCACCAGCGGCGCCGGCGGCCGTTCGGAGGAATCCCTGCGCCAGGTGATGATGGACAACATGGGGCGGTTGCAATACCTCTACACCAAATATCTGAAGAACGGCCTGGAAGCACGCGGCAAGGTGGAGGTGGAGGTGACGATCAGCGCGGAGGGCAAAGTCACCGAGGTGCAGATTCTCTCTTCGCAAATTCCGATTGCGGCCTTTCAGGAGGAATTGCGCGATGCCATCCGGCGCTGGAAGTATCAACCCATCGCGCGCGGGTACATGAAAGTCGTCTATCCGATGATCTTCATCAAGATGAGCTAA
- a CDS encoding biopolymer transporter ExbD: MQIDQQEGGLTEINLTSLIDVALVLVVIFMVMTPMIMQSQIMVSAPKVGTAGGAEKQVDACIEIHLTRAGVILLNDQPVAPQALHESLRRLLSQSRNKLVVVSADEQVVHDRVVALLDAARQAGAKELSIVKRKL, translated from the coding sequence ATGCAAATTGATCAACAGGAAGGCGGCCTGACCGAAATCAACCTGACCTCATTGATCGACGTGGCGCTGGTGCTGGTGGTGATCTTCATGGTGATGACGCCGATGATCATGCAATCGCAGATCATGGTGTCGGCGCCCAAGGTCGGCACGGCGGGCGGCGCGGAAAAGCAGGTCGATGCGTGCATTGAAATCCATCTCACCCGCGCCGGCGTGATTTTGTTGAACGACCAGCCGGTGGCACCACAGGCCCTGCACGAAAGCCTGCGCCGGCTGTTGAGCCAGAGCCGCAACAAACTGGTGGTGGTGAGCGCCGACGAGCAGGTGGTGCACGATCGCGTCGTGGCCCTGCTCGATGCCGCGCGGCAGGCGGGCGCCAAGGAACTTTCCATTGTCAAACGCAAACTCTGA
- a CDS encoding NAD(P)H-binding protein, producing the protein MAKTALLLGASGLVGSHCLPLLLANDSYHRVITWVRRPLPDRHPRLQQEIVNFDDLEGSAASLRGVDEIFCCLGTTIRKAGSPAAFRRVDFTYPVAIARRAAQQGVKQFLIVTAMGANPRSAIFYNRVKGEVEQALQQLHLPGLHILRPSLLLGKRAEFRPAERLGIALFRLLSFAFLGPLRRYRAIAAADVAAAMVAIAQRGRTGVNVYESEELQEIAVGKRGGEF; encoded by the coding sequence ATGGCGAAAACCGCGTTGTTGCTGGGCGCCAGCGGGTTGGTGGGCAGCCATTGCCTGCCGCTCCTGCTGGCAAACGACAGTTATCATCGTGTGATCACCTGGGTGCGCCGGCCGCTGCCGGACCGGCATCCCAGGCTGCAACAGGAGATCGTGAATTTCGACGATCTCGAGGGCAGCGCGGCTTCGTTGCGCGGGGTCGATGAGATTTTCTGCTGTCTGGGCACCACCATCAGGAAAGCCGGCTCGCCGGCAGCCTTTCGCCGGGTGGATTTCACCTATCCCGTCGCGATTGCCCGCCGCGCCGCGCAACAGGGCGTGAAGCAATTCCTGATCGTGACCGCGATGGGGGCGAATCCGCGTTCCGCCATCTTTTACAACCGAGTCAAGGGTGAGGTCGAGCAGGCCTTGCAGCAACTACACCTGCCCGGCCTGCACATTTTACGGCCCTCCCTGCTGCTGGGAAAACGCGCGGAATTCCGGCCGGCCGAACGCCTGGGCATCGCGCTGTTCCGGCTGTTGTCCTTCGCGTTCCTCGGGCCACTGCGACGCTACCGTGCCATCGCCGCGGCCGACGTCGCGGCGGCGATGGTTGCCATTGCGCAACGCGGCCGCACGGGGGTCAATGTTTATGAATCAGAGGAATTGCAGGAGATTGCGGTGGGAAAAAGAGGGGGGGAATTTTGA